ACCCAGCAGCAACAGCGCCCCAAGCGCCACCTCGTCCGCGGCTTCATCGGCGGTATTGCTGCGTTGGGCTCGTTTACGGTCTGTTTTTTTATTTTCTATAAGATGGGCAGCATGCTCATCTCCATCGCTGAGAGCTATTACGAAAGGCTATGGTGAAACAGCGCAGGCTCAGAGGGAAGCGCTCCGACCGCGAGCAGGATGTCATAGAGATGTTGGAAAGCGCACTGCATCTGCTTAAAATGCTGCCTGCGCATGCCTGGTTACTCTATGCACTTGGCACACTCCCTTTTGTTTCACTGTTTCTGGTTTACTGGACGGAGATGTCCAGCAGTGCTCTGGCCTACCGCTACCTCTCGCCTGGCGCTCTGGCCCTCGCGGTAGCCTACATCTGGATGAAGTACTGGCAGGCGCGTTGGGCGATCGTAATGCGCAACGTACTCGTCATGCAGTCGTATCGACCGAGTCGGTCGACCCGCTTTCGGATACTTCTGCGTCAGGCGATCTTCCAGCCGTGGGGACTGATCATTGTTCCTCTGTGCGGGGTTCTGGTCATTCCGTTTCCCTGGGCCTTGGCCTTCTTCCAAAACCTGACCGTATGCGAATCCTTTGACGAAGAGGGTAAGCACACAACCGACAAGGCCCTGAAATACGCCTCGGTGGGAAAACTACAGCTCGGACTGTTTTCCCTGCTGTGGATCCAGATACTGACCGGTTTTATTTTCCTCAGCTGGCTGACGATATTGGGCTACCTGCCTTATCTCGTGTACATGCTGACCGGGATCGAGACGGTTTTCGTACGTAGTCCACACGCGATACTGAACAATTCGAGCTTTTACGTGGCCGGTGCCACCTTCACGTATCTGACACTCGACCCGGTGGTAAAGGCATACTTTTTCCTGCGCTGCTACTATGCCGACACACGCGAAACCGGTCTCGACATCCTTGTTACACTGCGCCGCCTGGGCGGGCCAATGGCCCGCATGCTGATATTCGCTGCAGGTCTTGCCCTGTTGAGCGGATCGTGTCTGCTTGCTAATGAGCCTGTCGACCCGATCCCGTCTGAGCAGCTCGAGCAGACGATCGACGATGTCGGCTCACAGCGAAAATACATCTGGGACCAACCCCCAGAGCAGCTGGACAATCGGGGAGAGGCACCTGCCTGGGTTAACTCCTTTAACCAGTTCAAACAGGATATAAAAGAGTTCTGGCACACCAGCTGGAGGGAGTTTTCCGACTGGTTCGAAAGTCTCTTTGAAAAGGAAGAGAAAAAAGAGAAAGAGGATAAAGAGGATCGCAAGAAAGTTTCGCATTCGGGTAATGGCATTGCCGATGTCGCCAATGTTATCGCGATAGGCCTGATCATCATATTGGCAGCTATTATCTGCGTCATGATATTCCGGGGGATTCGGCAAAGGCCACTTCTGGCGTCGACAGCCCCCATGGGCGCGGCAGACAGCCCCGATCTCACTCAGGAAGAAGTCAGTGCTGACAGTCTGAGCATTGACCGCTGGCTGGAATATGCCCGCGAGCTTGCGGCCCGACAAGAATACCGGCTGGCCATGCGTGCGGTATTCCTTGCCCAGCTGGCCTACCTCGCCGAGCAGCGCCTGATCGTGTTGGCCAAGTTCAAGTCCAACCTCGAGTACGCCCACGAGTTGACCCGTCGTGCACATTCCTGCCCACACGCCATTGAGGCTTTCTCTAGCTCTACGCACCTCTTCGAGTCTATCTGGTACGGCGACTATCCCGCAGAACCCAGCAAACTCGACCAGATGGAAGATCTCTTTCGAACCCTGGCCACGGACTCATGAAACGTAAAAGACTCATGACCGGACTTGGCCTGATGCTGGCCGCGCTACTGGTGACAGCAGCGCTTTACTACGCCTTTGCGAGTAAGTTTACCACTGGTAAAATGTTCCCGGAGCACTCCAGCCTGCGGGCAGATCCGCGTGGCACCATGCTGCTGTATGAGAGCCTTGAGACATTGCCGACGGTCACGGCTGCCCGCTGGTTTGAGCCATTCAGCAAGTGGATGCGTGACAGCGAAGTCAGGCCGCAGGATACGACGGTACTCTTTCTCGATGCAAATGGCATGAGCCTAATGGACGAGGACTTGGAAGCATTTCTCCTTCAGGGCGGTCGTGTTATCGTGTCCTTGCCATCTCCAAACCCCGGGAACTCCTACGACGATATGGATGAAGACTTTCATGCTTCCGATCATACGCCTGTCGGTGACGACGAGGTATTGGAAGAGGTCGAGTATAAAACAGGCTTCGACGGTTGGGAGCTATTTGCACTTAAAGCCTACCACGATTACTCCGTTGTCAATTCCGACATGAGACTCAACAAAGAGAGTCCTATGGCCGCCGGTGCTCCAACAGAGACGGCATGGCTCAGCTCCGAGGCGATCTTGATCAATGAAACGAAAAGCGTCTCCAATGAGCTGGATACCCAAGCCACGGAAGACATTGAGGACGAGGATTTCACCGAGCCCGAGGGCAGGGGAGAGTCGGCCGCTACCAGTTCGGAGGAAGATACGGATCGAGAAAAGCTTCCTCCTGCACGCCCGTGGGACGTTATTTATAGCTCGCATACCGCACCTGTCATTGTCGGTAAACAGGTCGGGCGTGGGGAAATCATCGTCTTGGCCAATGGTCTGCCACTGACCAACGAATCACTGCGCCTGCACAAGGATCTACCCTTACTGAAGTGGCTGCTCGGCAATGACCGCAATGTCGTCTTCGAGGAATACCATTTCGGTATCGTGCAGCCTCACGGGATCGCTTCTCTCATACGCGAATACGGCCTGAGCGGTGCCCTTGTCGCACTGATGATTTCATTTCTGCTTTTCATCTGGCACGGGGCATTTCCGCTACTACCCAGTGTCGCTGAGGCGCCCCGGCCGCGCACCCTTGGGCACACCGCTGTCAGTGGCTACCGTGATCTGCTCCGGCGGCACATACGCCCCCGGCAGTTGCTCGGGCTCTGTCTGGAGCAGTGGAAGTTGGCCTTTATGGGCAAGCACCAAGACGGCAAACGCTACGAGAAGCAATTCCGGGAAGCAGAGCACGTTGTCGAAACCGAGGCAGCCAAGCCCCCTCGTGAGCGTAACCCCGGCCGCGCCTACCAAACTATTTCGCAAATACTTAATCAAAGGAGAACCCGCCCATGAGCTCAGAGTTCAACGACCTGCAAAGCAAGATCGCCAGTGCCCGTGAAGAGATCGCGAAGGTCATCATCGGCCAGGAAGACGTCATCAATCAGTGCCTGATCGTTATCTTCGCACGGCAACATGCGTTACTGGAGGGCGTCCCCGGCGTCGCCAAGACCCTGTTGGTGAACACCCTTGCCCGCGTCCTCGGGTGCGAGTTCAACCGCATCCAGTCCACGCCCGACCTCATGCCGACCGACATCATCGGCACCAGTATTTATAATATGCGCGATCAGGTCTTTGAAGTCGTTAAGGGACCGATCTTCACCTCCTTTTTACTGGCGGACGAGATCAACCGCGCTCCGGCCAAGACGCAGTCGGCCCTGCTTCAGGCCATGCAGGAGCGTGAGGTTGTTATCGACCGCAATACCTACGCGCTTGATCCGGCCTTTACGCTTTTTGCCACGCAGAACCCGGTCGAATACGAGGGCACCTATCCACTCCCCGAAGCGCAGAAGGACCGCTTTATGCTCAAAATCAATGTGGACTACCCGCAAGAAGCGCAGGAGCTGATGCTCGCTCGACGCGTGCTTGAGGGGAACCCACCCGAGCACTCGCTGGATGAGGGCCAGCTCAAGCCAGTGCTCGAAACGGGGGAGCTAGCCCGTGCACGCGAAGCCTTCCAATCCGTTACAATCAAAGAGGAGCTTATCAACTACTGCGTACAGATCATTCGCCAGACCCGTGCGAGTGACAGTATCCTGGTCGGGGCAAGTCCACGCGCGACAATCGCGCTCATCCTGGCTGTACGGATATACGCCGCCATCCAGGGGCGCGACTATGTCGTGCCCGATGACATTAAGCAGCTTGCCGGGCCGGTCCTGAACCACCGTCTGATTCTGCGCCCAGAGTTCGAGATCGAGGGGCTGACGATCGACGAGGTCATTGTCGAGCTGGTAAACACCGTAAGCGTTCCGCGCTAAGCCATCACCCGCACCGGATAATATCATAACCATGCCCAAACCGAGTACCAGGCTAGTCCTGCTTTCGTTACTGCCGCTTCCTGCCGCATTACTGGCCGGGACCGGGGAGGTAGCGCTGACGCTATGCCTGGTGCTTTACCTTCTGTTTGTGGTCATGGCTCTCGTCGATATTTTGCTCAGCGGTCAGAAGCCCCATCCGAGCTTCCAGTGTGACCGCCAAATCCGTCAGGCCAAGAACTCGACCGGGAGTTTTAACCTGGTCATGGCATTCGCGGATGGAGACCGTCTGCCGCCCTGGATCGAGGTTGGTATTCCCTTTCCACTCCCCGTCACCTCAACCGAGGAGCAGCAGCGGTTGATGCTAAAGGCCGATACCCCACGCTTTAGCAGTAAGTGGGAGTTCAGCTCGCCCGATCGTGGCTACTTTAAGATCGATCGCATCTACTGGCAGATTCCGAGCCTCCTGGGCCTGTGGTTGCGGCGTGGCTCTTCTGAGGCAGATTTACCGATCCGCATCTATCCCAACCTCCATCGGGACAAAAAAACGCTGGCAAATCTCTTTCTGAATCGAGGACTGGCCGGGATGAACATCCAGCGCATGAGTGGCCAGGGCCGCGACTATGACCAGATCCGTGATTACGAGCCTGGCGACCCCTTTGTGAACATCCACTGGAAGGCCAGTGCCAAGCGCAACAACCTGATGACAAAAACCTATCAGGTCGAGCGCACGCAGGAAATCTACGTCCTGATCGACCATTCGAGGCTTTCGGCCCGTAAGATCCGCACTGACTACGACGAACACGATGAAAACGTCCTGGAGCGTTTCGTGGCTGCCGCTAGTGTGCTCAGCCTCGCCGCCGTAAGGCAGGGAGACCTGTTTGGCCTGATGACTTTCAGCCGCGATACAACGGGATTCCTGCGGGCCTCCTCTGGCCCCGCCCACTTGCGATGTGTTCAAGATCATCTTTTTACTATCAAACCGAACAAGGTTTTCCCCGATTTTGAGGAAATGTTTCGCTTCGTGCGGACGAACCTGCGCCGCCGCAGCCTGATCATTCTCCTCACGGATCTCTCCGATCCGGCTGCGTTCGAGAGCTTCCGCCAGCACGTTGGGTTGATCAGCCGTCGCCATATCCTACTGGTCAACATGCTGACGATGGCTGGGGTCGGCCCACTGTTTCAGAGGGGCGACGACCGTAAAGACGATATCTACACCCGACTGGCCGGGCACCTGATCTGGAAAGACCTCCACGACTACACCCGTCTGCTGGCTGCTCAACGCGTGGACCTGCGCCTGCTCAAAAGCGAGAACCTGGCACTGGAGGTCGTGAATCAGTACCTCACCGTGAAAAAACGTCAGCTCATATGATCATCGACACGGACAAGTACATCTCCCAACAGCGACCGATCTGGGACGAGTTCGAGCGGATGTTAAGACTGATCGAGGACAACGCACGCACGAACTTTGACCTGAGACAGATCCAGCGACTGCGTTATCTGCAGGACGTAGTGTCAGCCGACCTGACGCGCCTGCGCACATTTTCCGCCGAGCCGGCAACGACCAACTATCTGGAGTCTCTGGTCGCACGCGGTTTTTCCTCCATTCATGAAAACCGCTCCCTCAGTCGCCTGAAGTTCAACCCGTTTAAGGTACTGGTCGAGTTCGCCATCACGGTACGGCGCCATTCCCGGTTATTCTACTTCGTCACTGCGACGATGTTCGTGGGCTGCATTCTCGGAGGGGGGATCGTCGCGTTTTTCCCTGAGCACAAAGAGATTATCATGCCATTCAGCCATCTGCTCGGCGACCCATCCGAACGAGTCGAAATGGAGGAAGACGCTGAAAATAGCACGCATGTAAGCGGCCATCAGTCATCATTCTCGGCCACGCTGATGGCTAATAATATCCGGGTGGCTATTTTTGCGCTAACCGTCGGCATTCTTTACGGCGTCTTCACCGTCGTACTGGTATTTTATAACGGGCTCATCCTTGGTGCGGTGGCGGTGGACTACATCCTGGCGGGGGAGACAACCTTTCTGCTGGGCTGGCTACTGCCACATGGCAGCGTAGAGATCCCGGCCATCCTTTTTGCGGCACAGGGTGGGCTGCTTATTGCACGTACGTTGATCGTGAAGGATGGGCGACTCAATCTGACCGCCCGCCTGAAAAAGAACAGCCGCGATATTGTTATGTTGATCGGCGGGGTCGTGCTGCTTCTGGTCTGGGCTGGCATCATTGAGGCCTTTTTATCTCAGTATCATGAACCCGTGATCCCGTACTCCGCCAAGATCGCATTCGGACTTTTGCAGTTAGCCGCGCTGGCAGGATTTATCGTGATGGCTGGGCGCACAAAGAAAGGGGCCAGACAATGATCACACCAGACGCCAACCGTCTCGTCATTGAGACCGACGACGCCGTTTCGTTCTCTCTGCTGCTCGCCACCCCCTTAGTGCGGGCGCTGGCACTGATCATCGACCTTGGGGTGATTTACGTTTGTCAGAGCATCCTCGCGGTCAGCATGATGCTCCTCACGCCGTTCTTTGCAGATATTTCGACGGCACTGTTAATCCTGGGGTACTTTGTGACGAGTATCGGCTACTTCATTCTGCTGGAGATCGCCTGGGATGGTCGCACGATCGGCAAGCGTCTGATGAAGCTGCGTGTCATCGATGCAAACATCCAGCGCCTGAGCGCAGCCCAGATCATCCTGCGCAACTTGTTTCGTGTGGTAGATATGCTTCCGGCCTTTTACTCGCTGGGCGGACTCATTGCGATGAGCAGCCGTAAGTTCCAGCGCCTAGGCGATCTGGCGGCCTCGACACTCGTCATCCGCCATCAATCCCAGGAACTCCCAAATATCCCCTCGGCCGCGTACAACAAGTTTAACTCGTTCCGGCGCTACCCACACCTGGAGGCACAGTTAAAAAAGAACACCGTGCCGGCCGAGCATTCTCTGGCCCTTCAGGCTATCCTGCGACGGGACAAGCTGGAGACTCTGGCACGGCTGGAGTTGTTCCGACAGCTGGCACAACACTTCCGGCAAAAGGTCCGCTTCCCGGCGGAAGCCTGTCAGGACCTGACTGACGAGCAATATGTGCGAAACTGCGTTGACTCTATCCTGCGCAATCGCATTTCAGCCAACACGCCAACGGATGGCAACGCGGGGCCTGTTCGGCAGTCAGGCGTGGCATAAGCGAGTCATCGTTTTTCACAACGCCATCGTGTCTTATCTATTGACGGCGCTCTATTGATGTTTACGTTAGACATCACCCTAAGGACGACGCGTCCGTCGATCCCAGGGGAACAGAAACTCAATCAGTTATATGAAACTCAAGACACCAATGGATATTGTTACCGTTGGTCGTTCGCTTTGAGCTGCTAACTGAGTCCTGTTACAGCATCGATCTGATAAACCGCGAACGACCTGATCTTCGCGGCTTTTTTGTGTCCGCATTTCCGCAGTCCCCGAGCCTTCGTGGCGATTGCGTCAGCCTGTCTTCCGGAAACCGCTACGCGTTTCCAACTGTGCCACCGCGTTGGCCTTCACGTCCGGCCTCCGCACAAAACAACTATCGATGCATTCAGATTTACTCAAACTGGGTTGGAGCGAACACCTCCACCAACACCTTCACATAAACGAACATGCCGAGCGTATCCCGGCCCGAATCACACGGGAGGATCGCGACCGCTACAGCCTCCACACCGGGGCGCGACAATGCAGCGCACAGCTGTCCGGCTCGTACCGGCATTCTGCGCAGTCCACCCTGGACCTGCCCACCGTTGGCGACTGGGTCCTCTTCGAGCCGGGGCAGACCGCAGGCGAGGGGATCATCCATGGCCTGTTGCCGCGGAAGTCGCTCTTCACGAGACAAGTCTCGGGCGACCGCTCGGACCTTCAACTGCTGGCCGCCAACATCGACTACCTGTTTATCGTCGCCGGGCTCGATCAGGAGTTTAACCCCAAGCGTATTGAGCGCTACCTGACACAGGCCTGGAACAGTGGTGCCGAGCCGGTCGTGATTCTGAATAAATCAGATCTGGTCGAGGACGCCAGTGAGCGGGTCAGGGATTTGTGCGCGCGCCTGCCCGAAGTCTCCGTTCACGCGATAAGTGCGCTTAGCCCGGCGTCAACCGAGTGCCTGAGCAGCTATCTGGCTTCCGGTAATACGGTCGCGCTGTCCGGGTCGTCGGGTGTGGGAAAAAGCTCACTCATCAATGCGCTTCTCGGTGAGGAGCTGCTCAAGACGCAGGCGAATCGTGCCGACGATAACCGCGGCAGACACACCACGACCTGGCGGGCGCTGTTCCAGCTCGAAAGCGGCGCCTGTCTGATCGACCTGCCGGGGATGCGTGAGCTTCAACTGACCGGTGAATCCGCAGGTATGGAGAAGGCATTCTCGGACATCTACCGCCTGGCCGGGCAGTGCAAGTTTCGGAACTGCCACCACGAGGGCGAGCCCGGCTGCGCGATAGAGGCGGCACTGGATAGCGGGCAGCTCACGGAGGAACGCTTTCAGCAATACCTGAAGCTACGCAACGAAAGCCACAGTACCCGTCGGCCAAAGCCCAAGCCGACCTATCGAAAACCCGCTGCACCCGGAAAGTGGGAGGAAAAGGAAACGTTTTTCAAACAGGTAAAAATCCAGCACCGCAAAAACAACAAAGCGAAACGCAAATACCATCAGGAGGATGGTTTCTGACGACGCTTCTATCAAGGGGCTGACGGTGAGCCGATCCCGCGCAGGGTGAAGGCGTCCAGCGTCAGACTGGGCACTGGGTTGGCCAGCTCAATCCAGTGCCTTCCCTTGGTCAGGGGGATGGCGAGCGTCTCGCCATTCTTGTCCGTGAGCACGACCTCTTTCCAGTCATCATTCTTGCCAGACCAGCCACCTGTTGACTGGAGCGGGATGCCCAGTGCCTGAGACGTAGGAGCAACTCCATCGACGAGCAGGTCGAGGGTGGGGTTGTCAGTCGTGCAATAGCGGACCTCAAGCTCATAGAGACCCGTCTCGGGGACATCTATCTCCCAGCAGACGCTCTCAGCCGGACCGCCATAGCCGAAGGATCTGAGGGCGTTATCGGCGCTGGCTGCGACCTTTGGGACGACGCGGGAAGCGCTGTTCATCTGCACGATGTTATCCTCGGCTTCCCATGAGATCGAGACGTCGGCCGGTGCCGGTGTCATATCGACCGGAGCGGCGACGAGCACCGGGGGCATGGGCCTGATCGCCGTGGCCAGCTCGTGCTGTTTCGTCAGCTTGAGGGCTGCTGCCTTGTTCTTGGCGATGGTGTAATAGCCAGCCGGGAGGGTAAGCGGCTTATCCGCGGCCTGGGCGGTCGCGGTTTTATCGAAGAGCGTGAGTCCTTCCGCGAGACTCAGTTCACCCGCAAATGGTGTAGCGAGCTCAAGCATCCATCCGCCGTCGCCCCGGCTTAGCTCGAAGCTGACGGGCTTTTCCGACTCGGCGCTGATGAGGTCGCTTTGAAGGGATGTGACATCCGTCGCGAACAGGCGGGTGATCTTGCCGTCAACCATGCGGGAGGCTACGAGCGATGCGTAGAGCTCGATCTCAGGCAGCGTGCTGCCGCCATCGACCACGATCTCGGTCGGAGCTGTGTACACGTAGAGATCGTCGATCCAGTCTCCGCTGTTAATCGTCGCTTCCCAGCCGTTGTCATCGACCTGGTCGAGCCAGCAGGAGAGGAAGGTCGACGCCTGGCCGCTGAACGTCGGCTGCATCAGGACAACGCTCTGCACGTGGTCGCCCTGCTGGACGACGGTGTAGGTGCGCTGTGTCGGGTCTGGGTTGTCAACCTTCGGGCTGGAGGGCTTGCGGGGGGCAAATGTGCCGTCAGCAGGGTAGAGGACGCTCAGGTTTAAATCGCCGCTGTGGCTGTGCAGCTTCATGAGCGGTCCGTCGACCTTGGCGGCAGCAGGCACCTGGGCCAGCCAGTCCACCTGCACGGATTCGTCGGCCTTCACCTCATCCATCACGAGGATGTAGTCGCCGCGGACATGGAGGATGCGGCGGTCCACCCCACGGACTTCCGGAAAGACACCGGACAGGTCAACGGTGGTCCAGAGGTAGTTCTCGGTGGGGGTGAAGTTGTCGATCGTGCCGCGGGCCTTGCTGTCAAAGCTCTGGTTCTTCCCGTTGATGATAAGCGTGCTGTGGGATTCGCTGGCGTTGGAGAAAAAGTCCCAGCGCGGTCCGCCGCGGTGCCAGAACTTTTGATCGCCCGCGCCCTTGCCGTAGCCGGGGGTCATCATCAGCCATTGGTCTCCGAAGATAAAGGCCAGCGAACCGGCATCGAGGTGGCTGTGGTTGCGGTTGTTAAAGCCTGACTTAAGCGTGAGCAGGTAGTCGCCATCGCCCCAGCCGCTGCGGGAGGAGACGACATCCCACGTCGTCACATGGTAATCCAGCGAGGCGGGCGGCACCGGCTTGATGGCCGGATCGTACCACATCAGCAGCAGCGCATGGGCGTCGTTACCGCCGCGCGGCTCAAAGGGCAGGTGCTCCATCACGTACTGCGGCTCGCCATCGTGGTACTCGGCTGCGAGCTTGGCCAGCAGGTGGTGCGGCCCGTAGAAGTCGACCTTCGGTGCGTCACCCCAGGGGAGGATGCCCTGAAAGCCCGGTGTCGCGCAGGCAATCCGGAAAGCGGCTGCCTGCTGCATAAAGGGATCATCGTAGCACTCGGCACTGTTGGTGACGGTTTTTGTGGCCTCGATGTACTGGAGAATGAAGTCCAGCGAGTACGTCCAGTAGGGGACGCCCTCGGCCGAGCTGCCGTCATCGGCGCTGTACTCCATGACATAGCCAAAGGCGACGCCGGCCGCCGCAAGCCATTGGCGGGCCTCCGGAATGTCCCCATAAAAAGCCAGCCCGGCAAACCCAAGAGCGGCTGCCGCGATGTGGTTATGGTTCTCGGCATAGCTGCGTGCCCAGTAGACCTCACCCAGGAGTCCGCGGTAAAGGGCGTCCACGCGCTCGCGCATGACCTCCCGGATCATGGCCTGCTCCTCTTCGGTGAAAATGTCTCGGTGCCAGTCCCAGGCCAGAGCGATGCCCCGAGCCATGTGTCCGCTGGCCAGGTCCATGTTTGGCGGCTTCAGGCCCCACTGCGGGTATTCGCAGCCGGTGATGACGCGGTCGTGGAGCGACTTTTTATAAGCCGGGTCGTCGCTGAGGCGCGCGGCCAGGCAGAGTAGAAAGATGTCGTCACCGACGCGGCGCTGCCACAGCTCCTCCACGTTCTGGCGCATGCTCTTGCCGTTGGTGGAGTCCTCGGGCGGGTAGTAGCGCTTGGGGGAGCCGGAAGCCAGCTTGTCAGCTACGGCGAGGAACGTCTCACGCAACGCCGGGCGCAGTCCCTCATCCGAGGTCAAGGCAGCCTCTACGTCCGGCCACTGCTCGTCGGTATAAAACAGGCGGGAGCCCTGCTCGGGCATACGCTCCTGCCAGGAGGTCTCATGCTTCGTGAGATATTCGTTAACGCTGTCTGGGGTCACGTAGGGCCAGTCAGCCTTTTCGTTGGCCAGCACCATGGTGGCCGGCATGAGCAGACAGGCTACAGTTAGAGTAGGGATAAAACGCATATCTGGAGTATTTTTCGGGGTCGCCCCCCGAAGATAATTGTGTGGTGAAGGTATTGGTCAAGCCTGTCGAATGCTCTCAGGCTGGATGCATCGCCCATCAGGCGAAGGCTAATGCTGGCTCTAGTCATTTTCGGTTGAAATAGCTTCGACGTGTCCGTCCACGTAGAGGGTGTTTCTAACATCGCCGTGGACGGGTTGCTC
This genomic interval from Ruficoccus sp. ZRK36 contains the following:
- a CDS encoding DUF4129 domain-containing protein, producing MVKQRRLRGKRSDREQDVIEMLESALHLLKMLPAHAWLLYALGTLPFVSLFLVYWTEMSSSALAYRYLSPGALALAVAYIWMKYWQARWAIVMRNVLVMQSYRPSRSTRFRILLRQAIFQPWGLIIVPLCGVLVIPFPWALAFFQNLTVCESFDEEGKHTTDKALKYASVGKLQLGLFSLLWIQILTGFIFLSWLTILGYLPYLVYMLTGIETVFVRSPHAILNNSSFYVAGATFTYLTLDPVVKAYFFLRCYYADTRETGLDILVTLRRLGGPMARMLIFAAGLALLSGSCLLANEPVDPIPSEQLEQTIDDVGSQRKYIWDQPPEQLDNRGEAPAWVNSFNQFKQDIKEFWHTSWREFSDWFESLFEKEEKKEKEDKEDRKKVSHSGNGIADVANVIAIGLIIILAAIICVMIFRGIRQRPLLASTAPMGAADSPDLTQEEVSADSLSIDRWLEYARELAARQEYRLAMRAVFLAQLAYLAEQRLIVLAKFKSNLEYAHELTRRAHSCPHAIEAFSSSTHLFESIWYGDYPAEPSKLDQMEDLFRTLATDS
- a CDS encoding DUF4350 domain-containing protein is translated as MKRKRLMTGLGLMLAALLVTAALYYAFASKFTTGKMFPEHSSLRADPRGTMLLYESLETLPTVTAARWFEPFSKWMRDSEVRPQDTTVLFLDANGMSLMDEDLEAFLLQGGRVIVSLPSPNPGNSYDDMDEDFHASDHTPVGDDEVLEEVEYKTGFDGWELFALKAYHDYSVVNSDMRLNKESPMAAGAPTETAWLSSEAILINETKSVSNELDTQATEDIEDEDFTEPEGRGESAATSSEEDTDREKLPPARPWDVIYSSHTAPVIVGKQVGRGEIIVLANGLPLTNESLRLHKDLPLLKWLLGNDRNVVFEEYHFGIVQPHGIASLIREYGLSGALVALMISFLLFIWHGAFPLLPSVAEAPRPRTLGHTAVSGYRDLLRRHIRPRQLLGLCLEQWKLAFMGKHQDGKRYEKQFREAEHVVETEAAKPPRERNPGRAYQTISQILNQRRTRP
- a CDS encoding MoxR family ATPase; this encodes MSSEFNDLQSKIASAREEIAKVIIGQEDVINQCLIVIFARQHALLEGVPGVAKTLLVNTLARVLGCEFNRIQSTPDLMPTDIIGTSIYNMRDQVFEVVKGPIFTSFLLADEINRAPAKTQSALLQAMQEREVVIDRNTYALDPAFTLFATQNPVEYEGTYPLPEAQKDRFMLKINVDYPQEAQELMLARRVLEGNPPEHSLDEGQLKPVLETGELARAREAFQSVTIKEELINYCVQIIRQTRASDSILVGASPRATIALILAVRIYAAIQGRDYVVPDDIKQLAGPVLNHRLILRPEFEIEGLTIDEVIVELVNTVSVPR
- a CDS encoding DUF58 domain-containing protein, with product MPKPSTRLVLLSLLPLPAALLAGTGEVALTLCLVLYLLFVVMALVDILLSGQKPHPSFQCDRQIRQAKNSTGSFNLVMAFADGDRLPPWIEVGIPFPLPVTSTEEQQRLMLKADTPRFSSKWEFSSPDRGYFKIDRIYWQIPSLLGLWLRRGSSEADLPIRIYPNLHRDKKTLANLFLNRGLAGMNIQRMSGQGRDYDQIRDYEPGDPFVNIHWKASAKRNNLMTKTYQVERTQEIYVLIDHSRLSARKIRTDYDEHDENVLERFVAAASVLSLAAVRQGDLFGLMTFSRDTTGFLRASSGPAHLRCVQDHLFTIKPNKVFPDFEEMFRFVRTNLRRRSLIILLTDLSDPAAFESFRQHVGLISRRHILLVNMLTMAGVGPLFQRGDDRKDDIYTRLAGHLIWKDLHDYTRLLAAQRVDLRLLKSENLALEVVNQYLTVKKRQLI
- a CDS encoding stage II sporulation protein M, which produces MIIDTDKYISQQRPIWDEFERMLRLIEDNARTNFDLRQIQRLRYLQDVVSADLTRLRTFSAEPATTNYLESLVARGFSSIHENRSLSRLKFNPFKVLVEFAITVRRHSRLFYFVTATMFVGCILGGGIVAFFPEHKEIIMPFSHLLGDPSERVEMEEDAENSTHVSGHQSSFSATLMANNIRVAIFALTVGILYGVFTVVLVFYNGLILGAVAVDYILAGETTFLLGWLLPHGSVEIPAILFAAQGGLLIARTLIVKDGRLNLTARLKKNSRDIVMLIGGVVLLLVWAGIIEAFLSQYHEPVIPYSAKIAFGLLQLAALAGFIVMAGRTKKGARQ
- a CDS encoding RDD family protein; this translates as MITPDANRLVIETDDAVSFSLLLATPLVRALALIIDLGVIYVCQSILAVSMMLLTPFFADISTALLILGYFVTSIGYFILLEIAWDGRTIGKRLMKLRVIDANIQRLSAAQIILRNLFRVVDMLPAFYSLGGLIAMSSRKFQRLGDLAASTLVIRHQSQELPNIPSAAYNKFNSFRRYPHLEAQLKKNTVPAEHSLALQAILRRDKLETLARLELFRQLAQHFRQKVRFPAEACQDLTDEQYVRNCVDSILRNRISANTPTDGNAGPVRQSGVA
- the rsgA gene encoding ribosome small subunit-dependent GTPase A, with protein sequence MHSDLLKLGWSEHLHQHLHINEHAERIPARITREDRDRYSLHTGARQCSAQLSGSYRHSAQSTLDLPTVGDWVLFEPGQTAGEGIIHGLLPRKSLFTRQVSGDRSDLQLLAANIDYLFIVAGLDQEFNPKRIERYLTQAWNSGAEPVVILNKSDLVEDASERVRDLCARLPEVSVHAISALSPASTECLSSYLASGNTVALSGSSGVGKSSLINALLGEELLKTQANRADDNRGRHTTTWRALFQLESGACLIDLPGMRELQLTGESAGMEKAFSDIYRLAGQCKFRNCHHEGEPGCAIEAALDSGQLTEERFQQYLKLRNESHSTRRPKPKPTYRKPAAPGKWEEKETFFKQVKIQHRKNNKAKRKYHQEDGF